In Nocardia sp. NBC_00403, one DNA window encodes the following:
- a CDS encoding helix-turn-helix domain-containing protein encodes MVARRSAPTQRVVQVLDFFVEQRGKRFGLSELARELDLAKPTCLGILTELSAGGYLVRDAHTRTYGLGPALIAAGRVAQDSFAISAIARVELEKLTAEYRTTCTASAVVGEQITVLESTGPGMVKVGASYLFAPPVGLMYVLWDSDAAFDAWLAKPSTVPLQQDVARLRQVVAECRERGYLVESLTGAGRRLYSLLAGVAARDLPEEVRELVGELVTSLGERVHLGTDLRPRKEHPVSLLAAPTYGGDGHQSMVLTMYVGTAITGAEITRRGAALVAAADAVTAASGGRKPESPH; translated from the coding sequence ATGGTTGCCCGTAGATCCGCGCCCACCCAGCGGGTGGTCCAAGTGCTGGATTTCTTTGTCGAGCAGCGCGGCAAACGCTTCGGCCTTTCCGAGCTGGCCCGCGAGCTCGACCTGGCGAAACCGACCTGCCTGGGCATTCTCACCGAGCTCAGCGCGGGCGGCTACCTGGTGCGCGACGCACACACCCGCACCTACGGCCTCGGACCCGCGCTGATCGCGGCCGGACGGGTTGCCCAGGACAGCTTCGCCATCTCCGCCATCGCACGCGTCGAGCTGGAGAAACTCACCGCGGAATACCGCACGACCTGCACCGCATCGGCAGTGGTCGGCGAGCAGATCACGGTGTTGGAGAGCACCGGGCCCGGCATGGTCAAGGTCGGCGCCTCCTACCTGTTCGCGCCGCCGGTCGGCCTGATGTACGTGCTGTGGGACTCCGACGCAGCCTTCGACGCTTGGCTGGCCAAGCCGTCGACGGTGCCGCTGCAACAGGATGTGGCCCGGCTGCGCCAGGTCGTCGCGGAGTGCAGGGAGCGCGGCTACCTGGTGGAGAGCCTCACCGGCGCGGGTCGCCGCCTGTACTCCTTGCTCGCCGGTGTCGCTGCCCGTGACCTGCCCGAAGAGGTGCGCGAACTCGTCGGCGAGCTGGTCACCAGCCTCGGCGAACGAGTCCATCTCGGCACCGATCTGCGACCACGCAAGGAACATCCGGTGAGCTTGCTCGCCGCACCGACCTACGGCGGCGACGGCCACCAGAGCATGGTGCTCACCATGTATGTGGGCACCGCCATTACGGGTGCCGAAATCACCCGCCGCGGAGCCGCTCTCGTGGCCGCCGCCGATGCGGTGACCGCCGCGTCCGGCGGACGCAAACCCGAGTCACCCCATTGA
- the cysC gene encoding adenylyl-sulfate kinase — protein MTTTTLLRLATAGSVDDGKSTLIGRLLFDSKTIFTDQLAAVERTSRERGDDYPDLALLTDGLRAEREQGITIDVAHRYFATPRRKFIIADTPGHIQYTRNMVTGASTADLALILVDARKGIVEQTRRHAFLASLLGIPHLVLCVNKMDLVGWSQERYEEIHDEFAQFATKLDVADLTFIPMSALTGDNIVHRSTAMPWYEGSPLLHHLEEVHIASDRNLIDARFPVQYVTRRHAEDFRGYAGTVAGGVFKPGDEVAVLPSGFTSTVAAIWGPGGTPVTEAFPPQAVTIQLTDEIDIARGDLICRPANRPHAGRDLDAMVCWFTEESELTPGATYTIRHTTRTATAEIRTLDYRLDVNTLHRDETAESLSLNEIGRIQLRTRQPLLFDPYRRNRTTGSFILVDETTNNTVAAGMITGPSLPSSRVVWHSTAVGRDERATKGMTVWLTGLSGSGKSTVAVELERRLVAAGRPAFLLDGDNLRHGLNSDLGFAAADRVENVRRVGEVARLFAEAGVVAVVSLISPYQADRDRARATHEAAGIAFVEVFVDTPLEICESRDPKGMYAKARAGEIRGFTGIDDPYDVPTDPELVLRPADGDPAAMAATILATLAGLD, from the coding sequence ATGACGACGACAACCCTGTTGCGCCTCGCCACGGCGGGCAGCGTCGACGACGGCAAATCCACCCTGATCGGGCGGCTGCTCTTCGATTCCAAGACCATCTTCACCGATCAGCTCGCCGCCGTGGAGCGCACCAGCCGCGAACGCGGCGACGACTACCCCGATCTGGCACTGCTCACCGACGGCCTGCGCGCCGAGCGGGAACAAGGCATCACCATCGATGTGGCGCACCGCTATTTCGCCACACCCCGACGGAAATTCATCATCGCCGACACACCCGGCCACATCCAGTACACGCGCAATATGGTCACCGGCGCCTCCACCGCGGACCTCGCATTGATCCTGGTGGACGCCCGCAAGGGCATTGTCGAGCAGACGCGGCGGCACGCCTTCCTCGCCAGCCTGCTCGGCATTCCACACCTGGTGCTGTGCGTGAACAAAATGGATCTGGTCGGCTGGTCGCAGGAACGCTATGAAGAGATCCACGACGAATTCGCCCAGTTCGCGACCAAACTCGACGTCGCCGACCTCACCTTTATCCCGATGTCGGCGCTCACCGGCGACAATATCGTGCACCGCAGCACCGCTATGCCGTGGTACGAGGGATCCCCCCTGCTGCACCACCTGGAAGAGGTGCACATCGCCTCCGATCGCAATCTGATCGATGCGCGTTTCCCGGTGCAGTACGTGACCCGCAGGCACGCCGAGGACTTTCGCGGCTACGCGGGCACCGTCGCGGGCGGGGTGTTCAAGCCCGGTGACGAAGTGGCGGTGCTGCCTTCGGGATTCACCAGCACCGTCGCGGCGATCTGGGGGCCGGGCGGCACCCCGGTCACAGAGGCGTTCCCGCCACAGGCGGTCACCATCCAGCTGACCGACGAAATCGACATCGCGCGTGGCGATCTCATCTGCCGCCCGGCCAACCGGCCGCATGCCGGTCGCGATCTCGACGCCATGGTGTGCTGGTTCACCGAGGAGTCCGAGCTGACCCCCGGCGCCACCTACACCATCCGGCACACCACCCGCACCGCCACCGCCGAGATCCGCACCCTCGACTACCGACTCGACGTGAACACGCTGCACCGCGACGAGACCGCGGAGTCGCTGTCGCTCAACGAGATCGGCCGCATTCAGCTGCGCACCCGGCAGCCGCTGCTGTTCGACCCCTATCGCCGTAACCGCACCACCGGCAGTTTCATCCTCGTCGACGAAACCACCAACAACACCGTCGCCGCGGGCATGATCACCGGACCGAGTCTGCCGTCCTCCCGAGTGGTCTGGCACTCCACCGCTGTCGGGCGCGACGAGCGTGCGACCAAGGGCATGACCGTCTGGCTGACCGGGCTCTCCGGATCCGGAAAGTCCACTGTCGCTGTGGAACTCGAACGCAGGCTGGTCGCGGCGGGCCGCCCCGCCTTTCTGCTGGACGGCGACAATCTGCGTCACGGTCTCAATTCCGACCTGGGTTTCGCCGCGGCGGATCGCGTCGAAAACGTCCGCCGCGTAGGCGAAGTAGCCCGACTGTTCGCCGAAGCCGGTGTGGTGGCGGTGGTTTCCCTGATCAGTCCCTACCAGGCCGATCGCGACAGGGCACGAGCCACTCATGAAGCGGCGGGCATCGCCTTCGTCGAGGTCTTCGTGGACACGCCGCTGGAGATCTGCGAATCCCGCGACCCCAAGGGGATGTACGCCAAGGCCAGAGCCGGGGAGATCCGCGGCTTCACCGGAATCGACGACCCGTATGACGTACCGACCGATCCCGAGCTGGTCTTGCGTCCCGCCGACGGGGATCCTGCCGCCATGGCCGCCACCATCCTCGCCACGTTGGCTGGTCTGGACTGA
- the cysD gene encoding sulfate adenylyltransferase subunit CysD: MRMSSYELPHLDALEAESAHIFREVAATFERPVLLFSGGKDSVVMLHLAAKAFWPAPLPFPVMHIDTGHNFDEVIEFRDRTVQRLGLRLVVGRVQDDIDAGRSVEETGPRASRNRLQTGTLLRAIREHAFDAVFGGARRDEEKARAKERVFSFRDEYGQWDPRNQRPELWNLYNGRHRAGEHIRVFPLSNWTELDIWHYIAAERIELPPLYYAHRRPVVQRDGMLLAHTRFLELLEGEQPYDSTVRFRTVGDATCTGCVESTASTPDEVVVEVAATRVTERGATRADDRISEAGMEDRKREGYF, translated from the coding sequence ATGCGGATGTCCTCCTACGAGCTGCCACATCTGGACGCACTCGAGGCCGAGTCGGCACACATCTTTCGTGAAGTCGCGGCGACGTTCGAGCGGCCGGTGCTGTTGTTCTCCGGTGGCAAGGACTCGGTGGTGATGCTGCACCTCGCGGCCAAGGCCTTCTGGCCCGCGCCGCTGCCGTTTCCTGTCATGCATATCGACACCGGGCACAATTTCGACGAAGTGATCGAATTCCGGGATCGCACGGTGCAACGACTCGGCCTGCGGTTGGTGGTCGGCCGGGTGCAGGACGACATCGACGCGGGCCGCTCGGTCGAGGAGACCGGACCACGCGCTTCCCGCAACCGCCTGCAGACCGGCACCCTGCTGCGCGCCATTCGCGAGCACGCCTTCGACGCGGTATTCGGCGGCGCCCGCCGGGATGAGGAAAAAGCCCGCGCCAAAGAGCGCGTGTTCAGCTTCCGCGACGAATACGGCCAATGGGATCCGCGCAACCAGCGGCCCGAACTGTGGAACCTCTACAACGGCCGCCATCGCGCCGGCGAGCACATCCGGGTGTTCCCGCTGTCCAACTGGACCGAGCTCGATATCTGGCACTACATCGCGGCCGAGCGGATCGAGCTGCCGCCGCTGTACTACGCCCACCGCCGCCCGGTGGTGCAGCGCGACGGCATGCTGCTGGCACACACCCGCTTCCTCGAACTCCTCGAGGGCGAGCAGCCCTATGACAGCACGGTGCGCTTCCGCACGGTCGGCGATGCGACCTGCACCGGATGCGTGGAATCGACAGCGTCCACCCCGGACGAGGTGGTGGTCGAGGTCGCGGCGACCCGGGTGACCGAACGCGGTGCGACCCGCGCCGACGACCGGATTTCCGAGGCAGGCATGGAAGACCGCAAACGAGAAGGCTACTTCTGA